ttccctttaattttttttacaatacatttttaaagcagcttacaaaacagaaaaaaaaagtcatctatcAACTGCTGCTCATAGTGATTTTGAAGTTATAATATATAACCTCCATCATTTTGGATACATCTATCCAAGGTAAGGCCTCTTTGAGTTTTGGAGTCTACACACCATTGCATACATTGAATCcatgtttgttttgctttcccaTGAGATTGTTGCTATCTTGTACACAATGTACTTGCTGGTGACTTGTGTGCCCTTGGACAactcatttcacctctctgaacttcacttGTCACATCTGCAAAGGAAATAACCCCAGACTCCATGTAATTgtttcaaagaataaaatgaggtaatgagtATGAACCCACTGTGTGAGCTTCAAATCACTTTGAAAAAGTAGGGCACAGCAGATTAGAAGACTACCTCCttgttaattttcaaatataccaATAGAACCAACTTTATCTTCTCATATTCAGCTAGTAGTCTAAATTGTAAGATTATACATACCTCCACAAAActcaataaagttattttcactttttatgaACAAGAACATGTCTTTAAATGTTATTATCTTTCCTGATTTGTTTCTCATGCAAAAAAAGAGGTGGTGCTCACCaactgaattaaagaaaaaatttcaactGTACTGCACAATGTTCTGCATCATGTGGATacgtaataataataatgtagtcTGGTCCTTTTCTAAAGTTGGTGGGAATATCATGTGATGCTGACCTCCCAGGATAACAGCCTTTTGGAGTGATGACTGCTCACCTGGCATGAAGCAGGAGTATCCCTGATGTGTTTGGACATGCTGAGGAGGTAGGCACCTTGGACATTATGACCCATCGTTGATGCTTTAGGGGAAGAGGAAACCATGGGGACAGGTGGAGGCAGAGAAAAGGAgacatttttaatatcatttatctGCCTCAGCATGTATACCCAGAAGATTACCTCCATCCAAGACCCTGGTTCTGGCCATACAATTTAGAGTATGCAATGCCCCTTGTGATTCCTGCCTCTTTCAGCAACAACCATTCTTAGTAACAGCTTCATACATCTCGCTAAGCACCTGCTCTCTTCCTGAGCTGTCAGCACAAGTATCTGTATACCAGAGACAGACCTATACTTCCCAGcagaaaactgtattttttatttctaagaacCAAGtagagggagtgtgtgtgtgtgtgtgtgtgtgtatgtagatgCCCAGAGAGAGAGGCCAAAATTGCTGGTAAGGGTCTTTCCAACCCAGTTTTATAAGGTCTAGACAGCTTGGCTGACTTCAGCTCTGATTTTGTAAAATAGAATTGATTTGCAAAGATCTGGGCCAGGAGAGGGCACACCTGGGAAGTGGCTGTGAACTCAGAATAAGGAACAGGGAAAATACCTGAGAGCTACAGAAAAATAGAGGGTCCAGGACAACCAGAATTTAGAGCTCCTTGATGGGGCTATTGAGTTCACCAGGGCCAAAAGGGAACCAAGCATCAGCTTTCGTCTTGGGCCATAAAGAAGGTTCTTGTGAATGTGGAAAATTAAAGGTCACAGAGGACCGATCAGTGTCCTGAATCTGAAATTACACTATGTGATTTGAAGCTGGATTGTTGCTAAAACTCCCTTATTGCAACTATTCCAAACTCCAATCTACAATTTTCAGGAGTTTCACTGCATGCTAAACTGACAATGAGATGGTATGATTGCTTAGATGAGTGTTCTCAACCCTGGCTTTCCATTAGAGTCTTTAGGAAATTTGGTGCCTGGTCCTCACTCCAGGAcaaatgaatcagaatctctgggtgaGAGATCCAGGAGTCGGTAGTTTAAAAAAGCTTtccaggtaattctaatgtgcagccagggttgggAACCACTAGCTGAGCCTGAGGTGGGCAAGAGATAGCCAGGGGAGCAAGAGAAAGAGTTGTGGTTGAGAGTTGTGATTCCTGGGCATTACCTCAGAGAAGGAAAGTTTCCTTGTGTTTATGCTTGGATAGTACTGGAATATAAAGGCACCAGAGGATATGTTGGGTGTGTCACAGGGGTGGTAATGAGTTTAACCTGTGCCTATAAGCCAGAAACCAAACTCTGCACATCCCCAAACATAACCAGGATCAGACAAGCTGGTGGATGAATAATACATTTAGTTGTGTGTTTCAGTCAAGTATCAAAGATTCACAGAGTAGAAACCCACTCAAGAAACCTCAAGATTAGGAAGGTTTGTAGTAGAGACTACAAATACTAATTTCAAGCGATCCAGGGATCTAGACTCCCAAAGCTGGCAACCAGATACTCAGGGACTGAGGTCATTCCCTCCATCTCTCACTCATTTGATCTCCCTTATCTCTGTTCCTCTCTGCACATCTGCTTCATTCTTCCATTGCAGCTGTCTTCCTCTGATTCTCACTTTACACAAGGCTCAACATGAGTACTGCAGCCCTAACTTATCATGATCTTTTCAGGTCCAGAGCCCAGCACTGACTGACCATTGTCACAGTGTTTCTTAGTTCAAATTTTCAGGAAGGGAATCTGGTCACTGTCCAGCAAATGATGGCTGGTCTTATCTAGCCTTGGGTCAAGCATCAGTCTCTTCCCATaagctgggctgggggtggaaaCTGTCACATGGTTCACAGGCTGAACATTCTAGGAGACCACTGGAAGGGCAGGTTCTTGTGAGGAGCTGTGGGCAGAGTACATCTAATATCCATCCATAACCAATGAACCCaaacctttcttctttcccatctTCTGCCTCCCAGGAGATAGGTGGGTGTGGAGGAGGTAAGGAGGAGCTTGAAAGAATGTGCCTGTCTGCTGTCAGGATCCAGTCTAGCATCTGAGAGAGGTAACCACAGACTGGCACGACCAAAAGACAGTCTACAAACCCTCAACCAGCATTTATGTACATGATTATATGGGTGTTGTCTTCCTCCTGAAACTACTGAAAAGTCAGTCCCTTCTTGGCAATAGTGAAAGCCTGAAGATGTCTGAAACACAGGATCTCTGTTTGCTCAACTTTAATCTCATACTTTCTACTGCATTGTGACATGTAAAAGTGTAACACATTCAGACACTAAGAAGGATTCTCCTTCCCTTGGGCCTTTATCTAATTGTTTGAAAAATTTGCGATTAACATGTGATTACAGTGGTTTGACAGTTTGCTTGACAGCTCTGAAATAACATTCTTGGCTTTTAGTTGACAATCTTTTACTGAAACTCAAAATGATACTTTCCAGAAACTTAAAACTTCAGCCAATTTGAAGGTTCATGAGAATTTTATAAACTCCCCAAATGGAGAAATTGTATGTAAACTCATCTTATGGGCCAACACTGGCTATTGCAGCAAAGAATTGAGTGGTCctatagttttccttcttttctttagttAAGTTCAGCTGCACAGGGGCAGGAGGGCAAGAGTAGTCTGGACTTGGGGGCCATTTTTAGAAGGAGAAGGCCAGGATTTAAAAAAACCCTTGCACTCCAGCCTGTAGACagtctgaatatatttttttcttttggggccCCTGGGTGTAGAGGCAAAGTGAAgccaggagagggaagaaggTATACAGGGAAAAGTAGAGGAAGGACCAGTAACAAATGTTGTTTATTTTCACCTTTCCCAGAGCATGTGGTCCCTGAAAATCACATCTGTGGCTCTGGCATAATACCATCATGCCAATATGCAATCATTTATTCTAGAGTCTTAGATGGAGTCAACTACTTTAGCTTTTTCCCAAGTACAGCTATGGGAGATTCtggataatttaaaaaagaagaagaagtctAATACTTGTATTTTACTGACAAAACAATACGCCTTTAAACCGAAAGGATGATTTATCGGAGCTGAAAATAAAACTCCTGCCTACTAAAGTCTGGTGCAGATGAGTTATCACTATTTTCGTCCTGTAATTTGTTTCATAGGGTACTAATTAACAGGGCGAAGTCTGTTGCCAGCAAAGTAAATCacattttgctgttttcttcttttctaacaaGACCCAGACCTGGTCTTTAATTAAAGAGCAAGTTCCAAGAGCACTATTAGCTAGTGCAGTTGGGAAACATTCAACTGGGAAGATCATGGTGAAACCTGCTGTGTAGAGTTCAAGAAAGATACTGAGAGAGAGGAAgacatggagggagagagagaggaactgaCTGCACAGGGAACCTTCAAAAGAAGAGATTGTTTTCCTCAACTGTCCCATCTTTTCTCTGTTCCCCACAACTTGGCTTTTCTCCTCTGGCTCTACTCAGCTGACACACTGTACCAGAAACATCCTTaaaacatccttttaaaaaaacctcatcctcccccaccacacacaccccagtTCATTCCTGTCCCCCAAACAGCACTTTTCCTTTAAGGTAGCAACTCTGCGTGCGATTGGGCCTCTCTGGCCCCAACCACCCCCTTCTCCAGGCCTTTTTCTTCAACCTGGCCCCCTCAGTGACCTTTGACTCGGGGCCTTGGCAGCCTGGCCAGTGCACCTCATCCCTCATCGCTCCCCTCCCATCTCACCCTCCTTGCCTGCCCTTAGCCTTCACTCTTTTCTCCCTTGCCTCTTTTTTCCATCCCATTCCTAGAGGCTCCGGGCCGGCGGCGGCCCTCTCGTTTCTCCTCCCTCCTTGAACCCTCTGAGACATCCTTTGGAGAGGGTACACGGTGAGGGAGCTTGCTGATGGGCGGGCGAGGAAAGCGAGGGCCTAGCTTACACCCTGGAAACAGGAGCCTGACGTCACCACGCCCTGCTTGTCAATCTCCAGCGGGCGCCCTGCTCGTAACCGCCTTTTCTTGCACTGTGTCTCTCTAACTCTCAGCGGCGCCGGCACAGCTACCAGCGCCCCGCACTCCTGCGCGCCGTCCCGGCCACCTCCTTCAGGCGTCGGCTCCGTCCGCGCGGGCAGCGCAGCCTGGCGCCCAGCCACAGCGCTCATGATCAGCGATTTCCTGAAGCCCTGACTCCCCAGGTGAGCAGTCCAGCTCTCTAAAGGAACTCTGAGGGTGTGCAGAGGAGAAGGGGTGAAGGATGGCCAGGGGATGGCTCCTTCCCGGAGCCAAGCATGACGCCACACACCCTCCACCTACACAGACCTCCTAGCTTCTCTCCCCCGAAACCGGTTTCCCAGGGGTCTCTGGCCTCAGGGGTCCGCTGTGCTCCACGGTCGCAGAAACTTAGCTTTCAGCACCGCGGACAGCTACTCCGCCTCCCAGATGAGGAGAGCGCCTGACTGAGCCGGTCAGAGCCAGGGCGGCACTCGCTGAGGCTGACACTACTAGCTTGGTGCGCAAGATGCGTGTGCAAATACAGGCATACTTACGTGATCTGTGGGCATGCGAGTGCGTGTTATTCGTGTGTAGATCTGTGCAAAAACTCAAGATTTCAGTGCGGGCATCCCTTGTGCATTGCACTCACACGCTCACTCActcaacaggtatttatttatttttggctctcaaccactgcttccTCGCTCTGCTCTGGGGTCCCGGGGTGGGATGGGCAATATGAGCCGGGGAGCAGAGCCCCGCGAAGTACCCTGGCGGCGTAGACCGCACACCTGACGCCTGTTCTCCCTCTCCACGCAGGGTGTAGCGTCCCGCCGCGATGAACGCGAGCTCATCTTCGCTCAACGACTCCCAGGTGGTGGCAGTGGCGGCCGAGGGTGCGGCAGCAGCGGCCACCGCAGCAGGAGCGCGGGACACCGGTGAATGGGGGCCCCCGGCAGCCGCAGCCGCAGCGGCGCTGGGGGGCAGCGGCGCAGCTAATGCGTCGCTGGAGTTGTCTTCGCAGCTGCCAGTGGGGCCGCCGGGGCTGCTGCTGTCTTCAGTGAATCCGTGGGACGTACTGCTCTGCGTGTCTGGGACGGTGATCGCAGGCGAAAATGCGCTGGTGGTGGCGCTCATCGCATCCACACCTGCGCTGCGCACGCCCATGTTCGTGCTGGTAGGCAGCCTGGCCACCGCCGACTTGCTGGCGGGCTGCGGTCTCATCCTGCACTTCGTATTCCAGTACGTGGTGCCCTCGGAGACTGTGAGCCTGCTTACTGTGGGCTTCCTCGTGGCCTCCTTCGCTGCCTCCGTCAGCAGCCTGCTGGCCATTACGGTGGACCGCTACCTGTCCCTCTACAACGCGCTCACCTATTACTCGCGACGGACCCTGCTGGGCGTGCACCTCCTTCTCGCTGCCACCTGGACGGTGTCCTTAGGCCTTGGGCTGCTGCCGGTGCTTGGCTGGAACTGCCTAGCAGAGCGCGCCGCCTGCAGTGTGGTGCGCCCGCTGACGCGCAGCCACATGGCACTGCTCTCCGCCACCTTCTTTGCGGTCTTCGGCATCATGCTGCACCTGTACGTGCGCATCTGCCAGGTGGTCTGGCGTCACGCGCACCAGATCGCGCTGCAGCAGCACTGCCTGGCGCCGCCCCACCTTGCCGCCACCAGAAAGGGTGTGGGTACTCTGGCCGTGGTGCTGGGCACTTTCGGTGCCAGCTGGCTGCCCTTTGCCATCTACTGCGTGGTAGGCAGCCATGAGGACCCAGCTGTCTACACCTACGCCACCCTGCTGCCCGCCACCTACAACTCTATGATCAATCCTATCATTTATGCCTTCCGCAACCAGGAGATACAACGCGCCCTGTGGCTCCTGTTCTGTGGCTGTTTCCAGTCCAAAGTGCCCTTCCGCTCCAGGTCCCCCAGTGAGGTCTGAAGGCCCCCTCCATCCTCTAACCAATACCACGCCCCCAACAAGCCAGCCTTTGGTGAGCTTCTCCGTGCCTGCTGATGGACTCTGAGATCCCATAGTGTGACTCTGACTTTGGAAAGAGAGAATAAACATAAGCACAACAAACTCACAAGGACAAAGAGGCTTGTTGGCACTTTACATATACAGtgtatacatgtgtacatatatatacaaatatttgtatCTTCTGGAGGTGTTCAGGATGTGGAATTTCCTGTTCTGtgaaaaaactaacaaaaaggTGGTTGTATACTCAAATTGTACATCACACTTGTCAAATGAAGACATTCCAATACTGCTTAATTATAGCACTTTATTTTTAACTGCTGAACTGCCAAAACAGTGTTGCCATTTTcaagggcaggggaagggggtaAAAGCATATTTTTGTTGTATGTGGTAGAATATTTTGCTGCATATGCATCAGTAAATTACAACATATTTTGTACACAAATAAacacattataaaaatgtaatttttggcATGTGACTGATGATAGAATTACTATTTAAGAGATGAATTATTAGTGTATTTACTTGAAAAGTTTATTATGTGTCATCTCCATCCTGTGAAAATCTTAATGTAAAAAATCACACACATTTGCACATTGTTCATAAATTGTCACTGAAACACCTAATCCAGATTATTGAGGAGGCACAGGAACTGAGTAATATATTCACATAACAGTATTCACAGGACACTCAAGGGTTACTTGTGTATCAGTGCAAAATAATCTACTCCCTTGGTTACTGGGTTTGGAAGACAAGCTCCAGAGGATGTCTGAAACCATTCCTTTATCTTACCACATGTGCACTTGTGAATCCTGAAACCACAAATTTTAGATGTATTTCTTCCAGtttggaaagaattttaaatgttgaaaattcGTATTGACTGAGTATACTGTTACTGGCCGGGTCTTGTAGCAAAATGCACagccttataaaataaataaattcttcaaaGACAGGATTCCTAGATATACTGTGTTAATGAGGTAAATTAAGAAAAGCCCAGTAGCCCACTCTGAGGCACTCTTATCTTCAAAGCACAGGGCATTAAACTAATATCCTCAAGAACTAAATATTCCCCTTCCACCAATGGGTGGGATTGTTAAATTgttcccctccttcctttcttacaGGTCATGTGAGGATAAATAAGATAACATATATGGACATATTCTGAGCACCTGTGAAGACATATGCACACAAGCACAGGTAGTTACTGGTCTTAGGCCTTAGGAAAATATATACAAGCAAATTTTTTCATAcagttcacaaatatttattgaatgcctactatctGCTAGACACAATCCCAGGGCTGGAAATACAGACGTGAACTAAATAGATAAAAGGTCTCTGCTCATAGTGTTATCCTCTAGTAGGGGATATGGCctacaagcaaataaacaaatatatatgaagagatttattataaagaattggtTCATGCAActgtggaggctgagaagtctcaaGGTGTACAGTCAGCAAGCTGAAAACCCAGGAATGCTGATGGTGTAGTTTCAATCTGAGTCTGAagtcctgagaaccaggagagcccaCAGGTTCAAAACCCAAGAACTGACGTTACAATTAGAAACCAAAGGCAGAAAAATACCAATGTTCCAGCTCAGACCAATCAGGCAGCTGGAGTTACTCAGCTCTTTTGTTCGTTTCTGGTCTTCAATTGATTGGATGAGTCTCCTCTACATTAGGGaagacaatctgctttactcagcctACTGAGTAGGCTGACACACCCAAAATAAGACACACCCAGAATACGGTTTAACCAAATGTCTGCGCACCCAGtggtccagtcaagttgacacataaaactaaccatcacacCAAGAGAACACAGTAAtccaaaataaaggagaaaaagtgtTCCAGGAGGGAGGAGTCAACTGGGTCAAACATTGCTGAGAAAATAcgtaaaatgaggattaaaaacAATGACTCTAGATTTTGTAATGTGAATGTCATTGGTGAACTTGACAAGAGAAACTTCaggagagtgggggtggggggcagggatggtACAAGAGAAAATGCATGAGAAATCTAGTCTCCAACATCTTGCAACAGAGCTGTGATCTTTTTAGCAATATAAAGCACACTAAGTTTTATAGACTTATAGTTTTATAGTGGCTGTAAATTTAGATCCAGTAGGATCAGCATTATTGCTCATTCATCAAATTAACATTTTCTAACAAACAACCTTTATAGACTATTCAGCAACATCAGACACTCAGGCCCTATTAGTATTCAGGATGTTTCCAAGTAGACTGAAATAACAAAAGCTCTGGCTGTAAACTTTTCCAAACATGTGGTGGGGAAAACAACATGATTTCAGAGATGGAACAAAGAAGTCAAATTATTATACATGTTATAATTACAGAGAAAAATTTCTTTCAATCAGCAAGTTAAGAAAGTTCAACACTAAAACAGTAAGACAGACTATGGATCTGACTTCAGTCCACTTGGTATTAATATTCAATATCTCCCCTAGTCCTAATCAAAACATTTGACAGAGCCAAGAACAAGAGGATACTAAACAATCAAGCTGTTAATACCCCTGGCTTACGCAGTTGGCCAGGCTGTGTGATGTCAAGGGTCTGGATATTAACCTACCTGATGATGTAAGGATAAAAAACTGTGAGTATATCTTGAAACATTTCTATGAAGGAATGTCACATATTCACTTGACCCATCAACTATTAATAATCTCTATTTTAAGACCCTATGCTAGTTGCTGGAAGCACATAGTCTTTGAGAAAAGCCAGATTCACTCAAACATCCAACCACTTACCCATTTTGCTATCTAATAGGCATCctaaatttaatacattttaatacacTAATCTTTACCTCAATAGGtgctctttctcccttctttatcATCTAAATTAATGGCAATGACATCTTTCTAGTTGTGCAGACCAGAAACCTTGGAATCACACTTATACTTCCCTTTCTCTCATACCTCCCGTCCAACGTGGATGCCTATTGCCTTTATTTCCAAAGTATACCCAGAATCTAGCCACTTCTCACATCTCCACCACTATCATCATCTCTTACTTGAATTACTGTGGTAGCCTTCTCTCTGGTCTCCTGGCTTCAGTTCTTGTGCCCTTCAGTCTATTGTCTGTACAGTGGCTCATCCTACAAACAGTTGCTCTTTTGACTACCCTTCAGATCAAAGCATGGGTCCACTAGTGGTACAGTCTGTCTCAAAAGAACAAACTTGGGGAAGAGTTATTTAGGCTCAAGAAACAGGCCTCCaggaagaatttctttttctttttaacatatttattggaggataattgc
This genomic stretch from Kogia breviceps isolate mKogBre1 chromosome 13, mKogBre1 haplotype 1, whole genome shotgun sequence harbors:
- the GPR6 gene encoding G-protein coupled receptor 6: MNASSSSLNDSQVVAVAAEGAAAAATAAGARDTGEWGPPAAAAAAALGGSGAANASLELSSQLPVGPPGLLLSSVNPWDVLLCVSGTVIAGENALVVALIASTPALRTPMFVLVGSLATADLLAGCGLILHFVFQYVVPSETVSLLTVGFLVASFAASVSSLLAITVDRYLSLYNALTYYSRRTLLGVHLLLAATWTVSLGLGLLPVLGWNCLAERAACSVVRPLTRSHMALLSATFFAVFGIMLHLYVRICQVVWRHAHQIALQQHCLAPPHLAATRKGVGTLAVVLGTFGASWLPFAIYCVVGSHEDPAVYTYATLLPATYNSMINPIIYAFRNQEIQRALWLLFCGCFQSKVPFRSRSPSEV